A single window of Sphingobacteriales bacterium DNA harbors:
- a CDS encoding RNA-binding S4 domain-containing protein — MEIFEIHTEYIQLNQLLKASGWCETGAQANEAIENGAVKVNDKVELRKRNKLYKDSIIQFNKQKIKIV, encoded by the coding sequence ATGGAAATATTTGAAATTCATACAGAATACATTCAACTCAACCAATTATTAAAAGCATCTGGATGGTGCGAAACTGGCGCACAAGCTAATGAAGCAATAGAGAATGGCGCCGTAAAAGTTAATGACAAAGTAGAGTTGAGAAAACGAAATAAATTATACAAAGACAGTATTATTCAATTCAATAAACAGAAAATTAAAATAGTTTAA